Proteins from a genomic interval of Mus musculus strain PWK/PhJ chromosome 11 genomic patch of type NOVEL, GRCm38.p6 PATCHES PWK/PHJ_MMCHR11_CTG3:
- the Slfn10-ps gene encoding schlafen 10 (The RefSeq protein has 20 substitutions, 1 non-frameshifting indel compared to this genomic sequence), with protein MPLPRSLQGPLLVKQTQMSMETHLSLEVKGSCPDLIIYAGEVTLGEKVRSKMDSKERKLEKKRITEAACALLNSGGGLIAMQTTNKSEHPVEMGQDLEKSLRELIMSSNMQGFFETKQQEDQFYIFVKSWSCSPEDASTKPRICSLGSSLYCRSLTSNVAMDSREAFDFLKGKKRCVKCSPTDDRANKIPGAMYQNSLETNPAFEIFQSKKLEYGQRLLFSESTFIQFKQFSTKHVQEYIKNKIPEYISAFANTQGGYLFIGVDDKSTILGCPKDNVDPDSLKTVANEAISKLPVFHFCSSKDKDKVSYETRVIDVFQEGNLYGYLCVIKVEPFCCAVFSEAPISWMVDKEKGVYRLNTEEWVRMMVDVGPEAASKDLSKDFECQLSLSNSPPRCRPVYSKKGLEHKVDLQQHLFQVSPDHLKYTPESLWSELCSQHERLEDLVNQQIRSFSCGLLILSRSWAVDLNLEEKQEVICDALLIAQNSPPPILYTILGEQDEQGQDYCTRTAFTLKQKLVNTGGYTGRVCVMTKVLCLSSQNNNKTSGGSVSPIDYPSSYNLANIQEMQGLLQALVIVLLNFRSFLSDQLGCEILNLLTAQQYEILSKSLRKTRELFVHGLPGSGKTIIAMKIMEKIRNTFHCETDRILYICENQPLRDFIQAKNICQAVTRETFMKDYFETNRIQHIIVDEAQNFCTEDGNWYEKAKGITRRMKCCPGILWIFLDYFQTSHLKKSGLPNFLCQFPKEKLTQMVRNADKIAEFLQQELQKIRDNPPFSIPQGSLSMFHGFYWAQGVSGTHEITYLTLEKMVSYVADKCDVFLSKGYSPQDIAVLFSTDREKKAYEHMFLREIRKRKRASQMNDASVCHSNMFDSIRRFSGLERSIVFGINPNATEQPISHNLLLCLASRAMKHLYILYVLTPEGYSSTVAC; from the exons atgccactccctaggaGCCTACAGGGGCCACTGTTAGTCAAGCAAACACA GATGAGCATGGAGACAcatccctccttagaagtgaAAGGGTCGTGCCCAGACTTGATCATCTACACAGGAGAAGTGACTCTGGGAGAAAAAGTTCGAAGTAAAATggactcaaaggaaagaaagctggagaagaaaagaattaCTGAGGCTGCTTGTGCTCTGTTAAACTCTGGAGGAGGATTAATTGCTATGCAAACGACTAACAAGAGTGAGCATCCTGTGGAGATGGGACAGGATTTGGAAAAGTCTTTGAGAGAGCTTATTATGTCCTCTAATATGCAGGGTTTCTTTGAGACCAAGCAACAAGAGGACCAGTTCTACATTTTTGTTAAATCTTGGAGCTGCAGCCCTGAAGATGCTTCCACTAAGCCTCGAATTTGCAGCCTGGGCTCTTCCCTGTACTGTAGATCTTTAACTTCTAACGTTGccatggattcaagggaagcaTTTGACTTTCTGAAGGGCAAGAAGAGATGTGTTAAGTGCAGTCCTACTGATGACAGAGCCAATAAAATTCCAGGAGCCATGTATCAGAACAGCCTTGAATCAAATCCAGCTTTTGAAATTTTCCAAAGTAAGAAACTTGAATATGGCCAACGCTTGCGTTTTTCTGAATCCCCATCTATAGAGTTTAAACAATTCTCTACCAAACAtgtccaaaaatatataaaaaacataaTTCCAGAGTACATCTCCGCATTTGCAAACACCCAGGGAGGCTATCTTTTCATTGGAGTGAATGATAAGAGTACCATCCTGGGATGCCCAAAAGACAACGTTGACCCTAACTCTTTGAAAACTGTGGCAAATGAAGCAATCTCCAAGTTGccagttttccatttttgttcatCTAAAGACAAGGACAAGGTGTCTTATGAGACCAGAGTCATAGATGTGTTTCAAGAGGGAAATTTGTATGGTTATCTCTGTGTGATCAAAGTAGAGCCGTTCTGCTGTGCAGTGTTCTCAGAGGCTCCCATTTCATGGATGGTAGACAAGGAGAAAGGTGTCTACAGACTGAACACCGAGGAATGGGTACGCATGATGGTGGATGTTGGCCCAG AGGCAGCTTCCAAAGATCTATCTAAAGATTTTGAATGTCAGCTGAGTCTATCCAACAGCCCCCCACGCTGCAGACCAGTGTATTCTAAAAAGGGACTGGAACATAAAGTCGACCTGCAGCAGCATTTATTTCAAG TGTCACCAGACCATTTAAAGTATACTCCTGAATCTCTCTGGAGTGAGCTGTGTTCCCAGCATGAGAGACTAGAGGATTTAGTAAACCAGCAAATACGTTCTTTCTCCTGTGGTTTGCTGATCCTCTCTAGAAGCTGGTCTGTGGACCTGAACCTGGAAGAGAAGCAGGAAGTCATCTGTGATGCTCTGCTGATTGCAGAGAATAGCCCCCCCATCCTCTACACCATCCTTGGGGAGCAGGATGAGCAGGGTCAGGACTACTGCACCCGCACTGCCTTTACTCTGAAGCAGAAGCTGGTGAACACTGGTGGCTACACTGGGAGAGTGTGTGTCATGACCAAAGTTCTCTGCCTGAGTTCTCAGAACAGTATTGAGACTAATGGGGGCTCAGTCTCTCCTATTGATTACCCACACTCCTATAACCTtgcaaacatccaggaaatgcaggacttGCTGCAGGCCCTTGTGATTATCTTGCTCAACTTCAGATCTTTCTTGAGCGACCAGCTTGGCTGTGAAATTTTGAATCTTCTCACAGCCCAACAGTATGAGATACTCTCAAAAAGTCTCCGCAAAACCAGAGAACTATTTGTGCATGGCTTGCCGGGCTCAGGGAAGACAATCATAGCcatgaaaatcatggaaaagatCAGAAACACATTCCACTGTGAAACAGATAGAATCCTCTACATCTGTGAAAATCAGCCATTGAGGGACTTCATCCA GGCAAAAAATATCTGCCAGGCAGTGACCCGGGAAACCTTCATGAAAGATTACTTTGagacaaacaggatccaacatatCATTGTTGATGAAGCCCAGAATTTCTGCACTGAAGATGGGAACTGGTATGAGAAGGCAAAAGGAATCACTCGAAGAATGAAatgttgtcctggaattctctggaTCTTTCTGGACTATTTTCAGACCAGTCACTTGAAGAAGAGTGGCCTCCCAAATTTCTTATGCCAGTTTCCGAAGGAAAAGCTCACACAAATGGTACGCAATGCAGATAAAATAGCTGAGTTCCTACAACAAGAGTTGCAAAAAATCAGAGATAACCCTCCATTCAGCATCCCTCAAGGGTCCCTAAGCATGTTCCATGGATTTTACTGGGCTCAGGGTGTATCAGGCACCCATGAGATTACATACTTGACTTTGGAAAAGATGGTAAGCTATGTAGCAGATAAGTGTGATGTTTTCTTGAGTAAAGGCTATTCTCCCCAAGATATTGCAGTGCTTTTCAGCACAGACAGGGAAAAGAAAGCCTATGAGCATATGTTCCTGAGAGaaataaggaagaggaagagagcatCTCAGATGAATGACGCGTCTGTCTGTCATTCTAACATGTTTGACAGCATCCGTCGATTCTCAGGACTGGAAAGAAGCATTGTGTTTGGTATCAATCCCAATGCAACTGAGCAGCCCATTTCCCACAACCTATTGCTCTGCCTGGCTTCCAGAGCAATGAAACATCTGTATATCCTGTATGTTTTAACTCCGGAGGGGTATAGCTCAACAGTGGCATGCTGA